A genomic region of Miscanthus floridulus cultivar M001 chromosome 3, ASM1932011v1, whole genome shotgun sequence contains the following coding sequences:
- the LOC136546329 gene encoding uncharacterized protein produces the protein MGTLVGHVAPGAGFLLIGLWQLFSHIRLFLLRPSSYSAPVWFPAPGVRHLELILIIIGSVMSILMELVIGPAKHQPFDDDGTIPSDHLHNFEHASISLALLIFAAVTIHMDRVRAPLRDAVSQLVAAAAFAQQLLIFHLHSADHMGVEGQFHWLLQTVIAVTLATTLLGIPYPRSLVVSLVRSASLVFQGVWFVVMGVMLWTPALIPKGCFLNFEEGHDVVRCRTDEALDRAKSLVNLQFSWYLTGTVVFVVLFYLQMAKLYPEEPQYLPLVKGGSGGGGDSDSRFSIGDDDRDDEDDVEAAKRGFGHVVSGTKPVEIER, from the coding sequence ATGGGCACCCTCGTCGGGCACGTCGCGCCGGGCGCGGGCTTCCTCCTCATCGGCCTGTGGCAGCTGTTCAGCCACATCCGCCTGTTCTTGCTGCGGCCGAGCTCGTACTCTGCTCCGGTCTGGTTCCCGGCGCCGGGCGTGCGCCACCTTGAGCTCATACTCATAATCATCGGCTCGGTGATGTCCATCCTGATGGAGCTCGTCATCGGCCCCGCGAAGCATCAGCCATTCGACGACGACGGCACCATCCCATCCGACCACCTCCACAACTTCGAGCACGCGTCCATCTCGCTGGCGCTGCTCATCTTCGCCGCGGTCACCATCCACATGGACCGGGTCCGGGCGCCCCTGCGTGACGCGGTGTCCCAGCTCGTCGCCGCCGCGGCGTTCGCGCAGCAGCTGCTCATCTTCCACCTCCACTCGGCGGACCACATGGGCGTAGAGGGGCAGTTCCACTGGCTGCTGCAGACGGTCATCGCCGTCACGCTCGCCACCACGCTGCTCGGGATCCCCTACCCGCGGAGCCTCGTGGTGAGCCTGGTCCGGTCGGCCAGCCTCGTGTTCCAGGGCGTCTGGTTCGTCGTCATGGGCGTCATGCTGTGGACGCCGGCGCTCATACCCAAGGGCTGCTTCCTCAACTTCGAGGAAGGACACGACGTTGTCCGGTGCCGCACTGACGAGGCGCTCGACCGCGCCAAGTCGCTCGTCAACCTGCAGTTCAGCTGGTACCTCACCGGGACGGTGGTGTTCGTCGTCCTGTTCTACCTCCAGATGGCGAAGCTCTACCCCGAGGAGCCGCAGTATTTGCCGCTGGTGAagggaggcagcggcggcggcggtgacagTGATAGCCGGTTCAGCATCGGAGATGATGATCGCGACGATGAGGACGATGTCGAGGCCGCAAAACGTGGCTTTGGACACGTGGTTAGCGGCACAAAGCCTGTCGAAATCGAGAGGTGA